Proteins encoded together in one Rossellomorea sp. y25 window:
- a CDS encoding sodium:alanine symporter family protein: MDTFFDIIGKVSAWLWGPPLIIVLGATGLYLTFLLKFIQFRYPLYIFKQTIGSVFKKPKGEGTVTPLQALTSALSSTIGAANIVGVPAAIMFGGPGAVFWMWVIALIGMALKFSESVLAVRYREKNEKGEYVGGPMYYMTKGLNMRWLGVWFAFALMIELIPSVMVQGNAVASTVEETFNVDGLITGIVVALIVVLIVFGGIKRIGKVTEIFVPFMALIYVGSALVILFMNIGAVPEFFSLILSNAFQPMSAMGGFAGVAVAETIRWGFARGLYSNEAGLGTAPIAHAAAQTDHPVRQGLWAIVGIVIDTIIVCTATAFVVLSSGVWTAENALDDPSALTTEAFTSYFGEFGGILVTISLIFFVLSTIIVIVFYGAKQAEFLFGWKAAQGIKVVYTVAIVLGSVGAAKVIWQFLDLALAAILIPNIIAVLLLSKEVKRLTHEFFTSDEYYMKDTGKVKEKKIS, translated from the coding sequence TTGGATACGTTTTTTGACATCATAGGTAAAGTTTCGGCATGGTTATGGGGGCCCCCATTAATCATTGTCCTGGGTGCAACGGGTTTGTACCTGACATTCTTATTGAAATTCATACAATTTCGCTATCCTCTCTACATCTTTAAACAAACGATAGGGAGCGTTTTTAAGAAGCCGAAAGGCGAAGGAACGGTGACGCCGTTGCAGGCCTTGACATCGGCTCTATCGTCCACCATCGGGGCGGCGAATATTGTCGGTGTACCGGCAGCGATCATGTTTGGTGGGCCGGGAGCTGTTTTCTGGATGTGGGTGATTGCCTTAATTGGAATGGCTCTTAAGTTTTCCGAGAGTGTACTTGCGGTCCGCTATCGTGAGAAGAATGAAAAGGGGGAATATGTTGGCGGTCCCATGTACTACATGACGAAAGGATTAAACATGAGATGGCTCGGTGTATGGTTTGCCTTTGCCCTTATGATCGAGCTGATTCCAAGTGTGATGGTGCAAGGGAATGCTGTGGCATCAACGGTAGAAGAAACATTTAATGTAGATGGACTTATCACGGGCATTGTTGTGGCCCTCATCGTTGTATTAATCGTATTTGGTGGAATAAAGCGTATTGGTAAAGTAACGGAAATATTTGTCCCATTCATGGCTCTGATCTATGTAGGAAGCGCTTTGGTCATTCTATTTATGAACATTGGTGCAGTGCCCGAATTCTTCAGTCTGATTCTGTCAAACGCTTTCCAACCCATGTCCGCAATGGGTGGGTTCGCCGGGGTAGCAGTGGCTGAAACGATCCGTTGGGGATTTGCCCGTGGATTATACTCAAATGAGGCAGGACTTGGAACTGCGCCGATTGCCCACGCTGCGGCACAAACCGATCATCCCGTCAGGCAGGGGCTTTGGGCTATCGTTGGGATCGTGATTGATACGATCATTGTCTGTACGGCAACGGCCTTCGTAGTGTTATCATCAGGGGTGTGGACAGCAGAGAATGCATTGGATGACCCGTCAGCCCTTACGACAGAAGCATTCACAAGTTATTTCGGGGAATTTGGTGGAATCCTCGTTACGATTTCATTGATTTTCTTCGTACTATCGACGATTATCGTCATCGTCTTTTACGGAGCAAAGCAAGCGGAATTCCTATTTGGCTGGAAGGCAGCACAAGGAATCAAGGTTGTATATACGGTTGCGATCGTGCTTGGTTCAGTTGGTGCAGCAAAAGTCATTTGGCAATTCCTTGACTTAGCCCTTGCAGCGATCTTAATTCCGAATATCATTGCGGTTCTTCTTTTAAGTAAAGAAGTTAAGAGGCTTACACATGAGTTCTTTACGTCGGATGAGTATTACATGAAAGACACCGGCAAGGTAAAAGAAAAGAAAATATCATAG
- a CDS encoding histidine kinase, translated as MKRRIIMMIPIMFIVAVVATWMIGKGYSEIPSEAKTMIIIGAALLSGVISFFLFKDEPEKK; from the coding sequence TTGAAACGAAGAATCATCATGATGATCCCCATCATGTTTATCGTAGCCGTGGTAGCGACTTGGATGATCGGCAAAGGATACTCTGAAATCCCTTCTGAAGCCAAAACCATGATCATCATAGGAGCGGCACTCTTATCCGGAGTGATCTCATTCTTCTTATTTAAAGATGAACCCGAGAAGAAATAA
- the motB gene encoding flagellar motor protein MotB: MRRRKKKHDDEHMDESWLIPYADLLTLLLALFIVLYASSSVDAQKFRELSQVFSEIFTGGTGMMEYPSPVAPQQSSDQESKQAASSGNEEEKEKELSKEELDKQAFLKDQEELKEIQEKINQYIKTNNLEIQFVTKLTDEGLLLTIRDNVLFDSGSAIVQGNDLSVAGELSALLEMNPPRNIIISGHTDNVPISNAEYDSNWELSVMRAVNFMKIILDNPKLDPQWFSAKGFGEFEPIADNTTSEGRGQNRRVEVLILPRVSD, translated from the coding sequence ATGAGGCGGCGTAAGAAGAAACATGACGACGAGCATATGGACGAGTCCTGGCTGATTCCATACGCTGACTTACTCACCCTGCTGCTGGCCCTGTTTATCGTGCTTTATGCGTCAAGCTCGGTGGACGCTCAAAAATTCAGGGAGCTTTCCCAGGTGTTCAGTGAAATCTTCACGGGAGGGACGGGAATGATGGAGTACCCCAGCCCCGTAGCACCTCAGCAGTCGAGCGATCAGGAAAGCAAACAGGCAGCATCTTCAGGGAATGAAGAGGAAAAAGAGAAGGAATTAAGCAAGGAAGAACTTGATAAGCAGGCTTTTCTAAAGGATCAGGAAGAGCTAAAGGAAATACAGGAAAAAATAAATCAGTACATCAAAACGAATAATCTGGAAATTCAATTCGTCACGAAGCTTACCGATGAAGGCTTGCTTCTCACGATTCGGGACAATGTCTTATTCGACTCGGGATCAGCCATTGTCCAAGGCAATGACCTGAGCGTGGCCGGGGAATTATCTGCGCTGCTTGAAATGAATCCTCCACGGAACATTATTATTAGCGGCCATACGGATAACGTGCCCATCAGTAATGCGGAATACGATTCAAACTGGGAGCTAAGCGTCATGCGGGCAGTTAATTTCATGAAAATCATTTTGGACAATCCAAAGCTTGATCCCCAGTGGTTCAGTGCAAAAGGATTCGGAGAATTTGAACCGATTGCCGACAACACTACATCAGAAGGCCGGGGCCAAAATCGCCGGGTGGAAGTGTTGATTCTGCCCAGGGTATCAGATTAA
- a CDS encoding siderophore ABC transporter substrate-binding protein codes for MKKWSLITLLLTVLLVLAACGSKEESTTESESSGGNEELKEITVKHELGETKVKQNPEKVVVFDFGVLDTLDELGVEVAGVPQATIPPYLEKYSGSDYTNVGSLKEADFEAISSMKPDVIFISARQSEMYEEFAKIAPTVYVQTDYTNYMESFTSNMKTIAEIFNKEDEMKKELEDVQAGVDGIKEKTGSLDSKALILMGNEGEVSAYGPGSRFGILHDVFGFKPSDENIEESTHGQNVTFEYVLEQNPDVLFVIDRDAAFDPNASVKDSIENELVQKTNAYKNEKIVYLNGGPWYLSGGGLQSMKQMVEDAKAGL; via the coding sequence ATGAAAAAATGGTCATTAATAACACTATTACTTACAGTTTTACTAGTATTGGCAGCGTGCGGTTCAAAGGAAGAATCAACGACAGAATCGGAGAGTTCCGGTGGAAACGAAGAACTGAAAGAAATCACAGTCAAGCATGAACTTGGCGAAACGAAGGTTAAGCAAAATCCTGAAAAGGTCGTCGTGTTTGATTTCGGTGTCCTTGATACGTTAGATGAGCTTGGAGTGGAAGTAGCGGGAGTACCGCAAGCAACCATTCCTCCATACCTTGAGAAATACAGCGGTTCTGACTACACGAACGTAGGAAGTTTGAAAGAAGCAGACTTTGAAGCGATCAGCTCCATGAAACCGGATGTGATTTTCATCTCTGCCCGCCAATCGGAAATGTATGAAGAATTCGCGAAAATCGCTCCCACCGTGTATGTTCAGACGGATTACACAAATTACATGGAATCATTCACAAGCAACATGAAAACCATTGCAGAAATCTTTAATAAAGAAGATGAAATGAAGAAGGAATTAGAGGATGTTCAAGCGGGTGTCGACGGTATTAAAGAGAAGACTGGAAGCCTTGATAGCAAAGCGTTGATCTTGATGGGGAATGAAGGGGAAGTCAGTGCATACGGTCCTGGCTCCCGTTTCGGAATTCTCCATGATGTATTCGGATTCAAGCCTTCTGATGAAAACATAGAGGAATCCACTCATGGTCAAAATGTGACGTTTGAATATGTATTGGAACAAAATCCCGATGTTCTGTTTGTGATCGACCGTGATGCTGCCTTTGATCCAAACGCAAGCGTCAAAGATTCAATTGAAAACGAACTTGTACAAAAAACGAACGCCTACAAAAATGAAAAAATCGTCTATCTGAATGGGGGCCCATGGTACCTTTCAGGAGGCGGACTTCAATCGATGAAACAAATGGTTGAAGATGCGAAGGCAGGTTTATAA
- a CDS encoding ABC transporter ATP-binding protein produces MIHIRGLSKSYGKKLVVEDVTVTIQPGQITSFIGPNGAGKSTLLSMVSRLLDSDSGEIILDQADLKKMKSDDLAKRVAILKQSNFLNVRLTVRELVSFGRFPYSKGRLKEEDEKAVNQALDYMNLGELEGNYLDELSGGQRQRAFIAMVIAQDTDYILLDEPLNNLDMKHSVQIMKILRRLVDDLGKTVVIVLHDINFASVYSDRIVAMKNGRVINEGSTDTIIQTQALKEIYDMDIPVQQMNENRICVYFNS; encoded by the coding sequence ATGATACACATTCGAGGGCTATCCAAGTCGTACGGGAAAAAGCTGGTGGTTGAAGACGTGACTGTCACGATTCAGCCTGGTCAAATTACTTCGTTTATTGGACCGAATGGTGCCGGGAAGTCGACCCTTTTATCAATGGTAAGCCGTCTGCTCGACTCAGATAGTGGTGAAATCATACTGGATCAAGCTGATCTCAAGAAAATGAAATCAGATGATCTTGCCAAAAGAGTCGCGATCCTAAAGCAATCGAACTTCCTTAACGTCCGTTTGACGGTGAGAGAACTGGTATCGTTTGGACGATTTCCTTATTCGAAAGGCCGATTAAAGGAAGAAGATGAAAAGGCAGTTAATCAGGCACTTGACTATATGAATCTGGGGGAGTTAGAGGGGAACTACTTAGATGAATTATCCGGGGGGCAAAGGCAGCGTGCTTTCATTGCCATGGTCATCGCCCAGGATACAGATTATATTCTCCTGGATGAGCCCCTGAATAACCTGGACATGAAACACTCCGTCCAGATCATGAAAATTCTGCGCAGATTAGTGGATGATCTGGGGAAGACGGTCGTCATTGTCCTGCATGACATCAATTTTGCCTCGGTGTATTCAGACAGAATCGTTGCAATGAAAAATGGCAGGGTCATAAATGAAGGTTCAACAGATACCATCATTCAAACCCAAGCGTTAAAGGAAATCTATGATATGGACATTCCTGTACAACAGATGAACGAAAATCGGATTTGTGTTTATTTTAATTCATAA
- a CDS encoding iron chelate uptake ABC transporter family permease subunit yields the protein MRNRWKMLILLFVALLFCGIYLFYELNGSYDYALPRRGMKVLAMVITGIAIAYSTVVFQTITHNRILTPSIMGLDSLYLLLQTVIIFFLGSDHMLVINKNINFLLSVAAMIVFALILYQLLFRHSNQPIYYLLLIGIIVGTFFGSITTFLQVLIDPNEFLMVQDKMFASFNNMNADLVWLALIVVTIVMMIGWRKIHYLDVMSLGREMSINLGVPYDRMVRRMLVIASVLIAVSTALVGPITFFGLIVANLAYQFFRTYKHSMFITGAGLMSIIALVGGQWVVERIFTFSTTLSVIVNFIGGMYFIYLLLKESKAK from the coding sequence ATGCGTAATCGGTGGAAAATGCTTATTTTATTATTTGTAGCCCTGTTATTTTGCGGGATTTATTTATTCTACGAGCTAAATGGAAGCTATGATTATGCACTGCCTCGACGGGGGATGAAGGTGCTTGCTATGGTCATTACGGGAATCGCAATCGCCTATTCAACGGTCGTATTTCAAACGATCACACATAATAGGATCTTAACACCGAGTATTATGGGGCTTGATTCTCTTTATCTCCTTCTTCAAACGGTGATCATTTTCTTCCTGGGATCGGATCACATGCTTGTCATCAACAAGAATATAAACTTCTTACTATCGGTTGCAGCCATGATTGTATTTGCTCTTATCCTGTATCAATTATTATTCCGTCATAGTAATCAACCCATCTACTATTTATTGTTGATCGGAATCATCGTTGGTACATTCTTTGGAAGCATCACCACATTCCTGCAAGTGTTGATTGACCCCAATGAGTTTTTAATGGTTCAGGATAAGATGTTTGCGAGTTTCAATAACATGAATGCGGATCTGGTTTGGCTTGCCCTTATCGTGGTAACCATCGTGATGATGATTGGCTGGAGGAAGATCCATTACCTGGATGTCATGTCATTGGGAAGGGAGATGTCCATTAATCTTGGTGTGCCTTATGATCGAATGGTGCGTCGTATGCTGGTGATTGCGTCTGTACTCATTGCTGTTTCAACCGCCCTGGTCGGGCCGATTACCTTTTTCGGATTAATCGTCGCAAACTTAGCTTATCAATTCTTCCGGACCTACAAACACAGCATGTTCATTACCGGCGCGGGCTTGATGAGTATCATTGCCCTCGTTGGCGGACAGTGGGTGGTAGAACGGATCTTCACGTTTTCCACGACCCTAAGTGTGATTGTAAACTTCATCGGAGGAATGTACTTTATATATCTTTTGTTAAAGGAGAGTAAAGCCAAATGA
- a CDS encoding methyl-accepting chemotaxis protein: protein MTPEQLKEIDSKRKNLLFLITYSISLVAALTYSIINESGIIAVTVFASQILFLTGYFIVLQVILKKPHSYVYFSIPTVYAIIGIWLFLEGSNPTELVILLFLAVISAIHFNPVIFGIGYVSGLALFILNGILAPDNDPIFTELFIPALLVYVLLGTVLGVVIHLNRNQFKQLQELIKMTESDSMKKEEQRNFLQTELATISTSIHQINEQIQTHLVSHDEMRTAVNEISAGSVTQSDQINNIAAVSETTMSKMEEVSKLSNNLTVHSTQANSIAVSGSERVTYLQENMIELKNIIEGLRQTFSELTSKIEETNTFIGSIQDITDQTNLLALNASIEAARAGEAGRGFSIVADEIRKLAEITRHTAIRINDNLASVNLVNSSAVEIMNLSSEKLNENVGATGEVTEYFTTLREKLDSLSNEFKTLTSTASEVRGQTEEAELSTKELAAVIQQTSAGLEEISATIETLHGDNRMIAQYVQDTATSAERIQRSVEL, encoded by the coding sequence ATGACCCCAGAGCAATTGAAAGAAATCGATAGTAAAAGAAAAAACCTGCTGTTCCTGATCACGTATTCCATCAGTCTGGTCGCAGCCCTCACGTATTCCATCATAAATGAGTCAGGAATCATCGCCGTAACCGTCTTCGCTTCCCAGATTCTATTTCTTACAGGATACTTTATTGTGCTGCAAGTAATCTTGAAAAAGCCACATTCCTATGTTTATTTCAGCATTCCTACCGTTTATGCCATCATCGGAATCTGGCTATTTTTAGAAGGATCCAATCCCACAGAATTAGTCATCTTATTATTTTTGGCTGTCATCAGTGCGATTCACTTTAATCCAGTGATCTTTGGAATCGGATATGTATCGGGACTTGCATTGTTCATCTTAAATGGAATCCTTGCGCCCGACAACGACCCGATTTTCACAGAATTATTCATTCCGGCATTGCTTGTCTATGTTCTGTTGGGGACGGTCCTTGGAGTGGTGATACACTTGAACCGCAATCAATTCAAGCAGCTTCAGGAATTGATCAAAATGACAGAAAGCGACAGCATGAAAAAAGAAGAACAACGAAACTTCCTACAAACAGAATTAGCGACCATCTCTACGAGCATTCATCAAATAAACGAGCAGATTCAAACCCACCTCGTCTCACATGATGAAATGAGAACCGCCGTTAATGAAATATCGGCTGGAAGCGTCACACAAAGTGACCAGATTAACAACATTGCTGCCGTTTCGGAAACGACGATGAGTAAAATGGAGGAGGTTTCCAAGCTTTCAAACAATCTCACTGTTCATTCTACCCAAGCGAATTCTATCGCCGTTTCAGGAAGCGAGCGTGTCACATATCTGCAGGAAAACATGATTGAACTGAAAAACATTATTGAAGGACTACGTCAAACGTTCAGCGAATTAACAAGCAAAATAGAAGAAACGAATACGTTCATTGGAAGCATTCAAGACATTACGGACCAAACCAATTTACTTGCCTTAAATGCATCTATAGAAGCGGCGAGGGCAGGAGAAGCCGGGCGGGGATTCAGTATCGTGGCCGATGAAATCCGGAAACTTGCAGAGATTACACGACACACAGCCATCCGCATTAACGACAATCTTGCTTCCGTTAACTTAGTGAACTCTTCTGCTGTCGAAATCATGAATCTCAGCTCAGAAAAGCTAAATGAAAATGTGGGAGCAACGGGAGAGGTAACGGAGTATTTCACGACACTTCGCGAAAAGCTTGATTCCCTTTCAAACGAGTTCAAGACCTTGACCTCTACCGCATCAGAAGTAAGAGGCCAAACCGAAGAAGCCGAACTATCAACGAAAGAGCTTGCAGCCGTCATTCAGCAAACCTCTGCAGGACTCGAAGAAATCAGTGCCACTATCGAGACCCTTCATGGTGATAACCGTATGATTGCTCAATATGTTCAAGATACCGCCACAAGTGCAGAGCGAATTCAACGCAGTGTAGAGTTGTAA
- a CDS encoding antibiotic biosynthesis monooxygenase, with product MFYQIKRLVVKEGTSSKVVERFSGEGLIEKQPGFIDLKVLVKKVRRGDEEVIVMIQWESEADWKNWEKSPEHIAGHKASAGKPKPDHILESSQHVYEVKASK from the coding sequence ATGTTTTATCAAATAAAGAGACTGGTAGTGAAAGAGGGAACCTCATCAAAAGTGGTTGAAAGGTTTTCCGGTGAGGGATTAATTGAAAAACAGCCAGGGTTTATCGACTTAAAAGTCCTCGTCAAAAAAGTACGCCGCGGCGACGAAGAAGTGATTGTCATGATTCAATGGGAATCGGAAGCGGATTGGAAAAATTGGGAGAAGAGCCCTGAGCATATTGCAGGTCATAAAGCGAGTGCCGGCAAGCCTAAACCCGACCATATTCTTGAATCGAGTCAACATGTGTATGAGGTAAAGGCAAGTAAATAG
- the motA gene encoding flagellar motor stator protein MotA: MDKTSLIGVILGLIAVGVGMVFKGVSPVALLNPAAILIILLGTVAAVTIAFPTHEIKKVPKLFGILFKEQKLQDPKQTIQFFSQLADLARKEGLLALEAKTQEVEDPFLRDGLSLAVDGQSADYIRDVLHEEIDAMEERHSAGALIFTQAGTYAPTLGVLGAVIGLIAALSHMDNTDELGYAISAAFVATLLGIFTGYVLWHPFANKLKRKSKLEVQMKMMMVEGILSIIEGESPRVIEQKLASYLPASERLLLLKGDEDEAA; encoded by the coding sequence ATGGATAAGACGTCTTTAATAGGAGTCATTTTAGGATTGATAGCGGTTGGAGTGGGGATGGTTTTCAAGGGAGTAAGCCCTGTTGCCTTATTGAACCCTGCAGCCATTTTGATTATTTTGCTTGGAACAGTGGCAGCAGTGACCATTGCCTTTCCAACCCATGAAATTAAAAAAGTACCTAAGCTATTCGGCATACTGTTTAAGGAACAAAAACTGCAGGACCCGAAACAAACGATTCAATTCTTCTCTCAATTAGCAGATCTTGCCCGAAAAGAAGGACTGCTTGCACTCGAGGCCAAAACACAGGAAGTCGAAGATCCTTTTTTGAGGGACGGACTTTCATTAGCGGTGGATGGACAAAGTGCTGATTATATACGGGATGTGCTTCATGAAGAAATTGATGCCATGGAAGAGAGACACAGTGCCGGGGCGCTCATTTTTACACAAGCAGGGACCTATGCACCGACACTCGGTGTGCTTGGAGCGGTGATTGGACTTATAGCGGCCCTCAGTCACATGGACAATACGGATGAACTTGGCTACGCGATTTCAGCGGCCTTCGTTGCAACACTCCTCGGTATCTTCACGGGTTACGTTCTTTGGCATCCATTTGCCAACAAGCTGAAGCGCAAGTCAAAGCTTGAAGTACAGATGAAAATGATGATGGTGGAAGGGATCCTGTCGATCATCGAGGGAGAATCGCCGCGGGTGATTGAACAGAAGCTGGCGTCCTATTTACCGGCAAGTGAACGATTATTGTTATTAAAGGGGGATGAGGATGAGGCGGCGTAA
- a CDS encoding ABC transporter permease yields the protein MKQRYLFIALILLSLLSLFVGVSHITPMDLLQFQSEETQIFLISRFPRLLAILLAGAGMSIAGLIMQSLSRNKFVSPTTVGTIDAARLGILVSMIVFVNASLLEKMIVAFAFALAGTLLFMQILDRIKFKDAVFIPLVGLMLGNVLSSVTTFFAYKANVIQNMAAWLQGDFSLIMKGRYELLYISIPIMIIAYLYANRFTVAGMGEDFSKNLGVSYRRIVNTGLVLVALITVTVVLTVGMIPFLGLIIPNIVSIFKGDHLQKTLPHTALLGAIFLLVCDILGRIIIYPYEISISLMVGVIGSAIFLYLLVRRKAYA from the coding sequence ATGAAACAACGTTACCTTTTTATTGCGCTCATCTTGCTGTCACTCCTGTCTTTATTTGTAGGAGTGAGCCATATTACACCGATGGATTTACTTCAATTTCAATCCGAAGAGACACAGATTTTTCTCATCAGTCGATTCCCCCGATTATTGGCGATCTTACTTGCCGGTGCGGGAATGAGCATTGCAGGGTTGATCATGCAAAGCTTGAGTCGAAACAAGTTCGTATCCCCTACGACGGTGGGGACGATTGATGCTGCCCGGCTGGGGATCCTTGTATCGATGATTGTGTTTGTAAACGCCTCTTTACTTGAGAAGATGATTGTTGCTTTTGCATTTGCGTTAGCCGGCACATTGCTTTTTATGCAAATACTCGATCGGATCAAGTTCAAGGATGCAGTCTTTATCCCCCTCGTCGGGTTGATGCTTGGGAATGTGTTGTCTTCGGTGACAACGTTTTTTGCCTACAAGGCAAATGTGATTCAAAATATGGCGGCATGGCTGCAGGGTGATTTCTCATTGATCATGAAAGGCCGATATGAACTTTTGTACATAAGCATTCCCATTATGATCATTGCCTATCTTTATGCGAATCGGTTTACTGTCGCCGGGATGGGGGAGGACTTCTCCAAGAACCTTGGTGTTTCTTATCGCAGAATAGTGAATACTGGTCTCGTTCTGGTGGCCCTCATTACGGTGACAGTCGTATTGACTGTCGGGATGATCCCATTTCTGGGTTTGATCATACCCAATATCGTTTCCATCTTTAAAGGAGATCACTTACAGAAGACATTGCCTCATACGGCCTTACTTGGAGCGATCTTCCTTCTTGTCTGTGATATTTTAGGCCGGATTATCATCTACCCGTACGAAATTTCGATTAGTTTAATGGTTGGGGTCATCGGCAGTGCCATCTTCCTATACTTGCTGGTAAGGAGGAAGGCATATGCGTAA
- a CDS encoding DnaJ family domain-containing protein translates to MDFSMIMSEQRIKKAYEEGEFKELPGFGKPLNLDDDLGVPQELKMAHRMMKNAGFTTDEMNLKKEMMRIEDLIKACDDDLEKRELQKNLNENILKYNAMLSRKRINTNGSLFKNYEHKIENKLLK, encoded by the coding sequence TTGGATTTTTCGATGATCATGTCCGAGCAACGAATTAAGAAGGCCTATGAAGAGGGGGAGTTTAAAGAGCTTCCGGGATTCGGTAAACCTCTTAATTTAGACGATGATTTAGGAGTTCCCCAGGAGTTGAAGATGGCCCATCGGATGATGAAGAATGCCGGCTTTACAACAGATGAAATGAATCTCAAAAAAGAAATGATGCGCATAGAAGACTTGATTAAAGCATGCGATGACGACTTGGAGAAGCGGGAGCTGCAGAAGAATCTGAATGAAAACATCCTGAAATACAACGCGATGCTTTCCAGGAAGAGAATCAATACGAATGGTTCCTTATTCAAAAATTATGAGCACAAAATAGAAAACAAGCTCCTGAAATAA
- a CDS encoding carbohydrate kinase, with protein MNEKEKLLLTYIEENPFMTQQELSERSGMSRSAVAGYISNLVKQGKIMGRAYVLPKKNGITCIGGANIDRKLQLDGTFIPETSNPARTEQSSGGVARNIAENLGRLGKQANLITVVGEDTEGSWLLSQTKSYADVSASQRLLNESTGAYSAILDEKGEMLFALADMNIYESVDIGFIDKRWGLISSSEMVLLDTNFPEDVLKYIIRRCQTEGVPLTIIPVSEPKVLKLPTSLEGVSWFICNKGEAETYVGMTIETEGDYFRAAKAITQRGAERVVITRGDQGLVYYTTYKEARAVLPPKVEVADVTGAGDALVAGILFGYLKGSDTEGACRIGVICSSITLQSKFTVAPTLNKSKLQQEFSHYY; from the coding sequence GTGAACGAAAAAGAAAAGCTTTTGTTGACGTATATTGAGGAAAATCCATTTATGACTCAACAGGAATTGTCCGAGCGAAGTGGGATGTCACGCTCAGCGGTTGCAGGGTATATTTCGAATCTGGTGAAGCAGGGGAAAATCATGGGGCGTGCGTATGTTCTTCCGAAGAAAAACGGGATCACGTGCATCGGAGGAGCGAATATCGACCGGAAGCTTCAGTTGGACGGTACGTTTATTCCTGAAACCTCAAACCCTGCGAGAACAGAGCAATCCAGTGGCGGCGTAGCACGCAATATTGCCGAAAACTTAGGCCGGCTGGGAAAACAGGCCAATTTGATAACGGTTGTAGGCGAAGATACGGAAGGAAGCTGGCTTTTATCTCAAACGAAGTCGTATGCCGATGTATCCGCATCCCAGCGGCTTCTAAATGAAAGCACCGGGGCTTACTCCGCCATATTGGACGAAAAAGGGGAAATGCTGTTTGCCTTGGCTGATATGAACATTTATGAAAGCGTTGACATTGGTTTTATTGATAAGAGATGGGGATTGATTTCTTCATCTGAAATGGTGCTGCTCGACACCAATTTTCCAGAGGATGTACTGAAGTACATCATCCGCAGGTGCCAAACGGAGGGAGTGCCCCTTACGATCATCCCGGTTTCTGAACCGAAAGTGTTGAAGCTTCCTACATCATTGGAAGGGGTTTCCTGGTTCATATGCAACAAAGGGGAAGCGGAAACGTATGTAGGAATGACGATTGAGACAGAGGGCGACTATTTTAGAGCGGCCAAAGCCATCACACAAAGAGGGGCGGAAAGGGTCGTGATTACACGGGGAGATCAGGGATTGGTCTATTACACTACTTATAAAGAAGCGAGAGCCGTGTTACCTCCCAAAGTTGAAGTCGCTGATGTAACAGGTGCTGGAGATGCCCTTGTTGCGGGAATATTATTTGGCTATTTAAAAGGATCCGATACAGAAGGAGCTTGCCGGATCGGAGTGATCTGCTCGTCCATTACACTGCAATCCAAATTTACGGTGGCACCTACGCTGAACAAGTCCAAGCTTCAACAAGAGTTTAGTCATTACTATTGA